DNA sequence from the Chryseobacterium indicum genome:
TGACAATGTATCACTATACATTCTTGTTTTAAGAAGTCTCTGCATACTGTAATACGCACCACAGAAAAAGGAATTACAGACAAATGCGAAAATCACAGCACTCGTATGAAGCATTCTGATTCTCCCGAAACCTAAAGCTCCCTGAGTATTAATAAGCCCCTGAATATTACCGGATGCTAAACTTTTAATCGTTGTATCATCGGTTCCGAATAAAAATTCCGGAAGTTCAGGATAAAAAAGCATCAGCGCAGCAGTAAGCCCGAGTAAAAAACCCACCAAACCGAATGCGATTGTAGCATAGAGGAATGCTCTGACAATATTATTGTCATAATTAAATTTTTGCGTCTCCATAATTCCTATTGTGTTGTACTGAAGTTGATATTTTTCTATTAAAGCTTAATTTCACAAACAAATTTTAAGGTAATATTAAATATCATGTAGTGTAATAATGTTTTGACAAAGGTATTTACTAACTTTGTGTAAGTCTAATAGATATACTTCTAAAATATACCGAAAACTACTAAAACCGGAAGACATGAAAATATGTGGACAAAATATCAGAAAAATAAGACGGAGTAAGGATTTTACTCAGGAATATATGGCTTTTGAGATGGGGATTTCTCAGAAAGCATATTCCGATATTGAAAATTCCAAAGTAAAGATCAATCTCGATATTCTTACCAGAATTTCGGATATTTTAGAAATTAAACCTTCTGACATATGCAGTATTTCAGATAAGTGCGGTAATGGCTATGAAGATAAATATAATGATCTGGTAGAGTATATGAAGAAAAACGGAATTGAAGTTCCTAAAGAATATTTATAGTATTGTTAGATATAAAATCGGAAAGGCTGCTTCTTTTGAGGCAGTCTTTTATTTTTTAAAACGAATTA
Encoded proteins:
- a CDS encoding helix-turn-helix domain-containing protein gives rise to the protein MKICGQNIRKIRRSKDFTQEYMAFEMGISQKAYSDIENSKVKINLDILTRISDILEIKPSDICSISDKCGNGYEDKYNDLVEYMKKNGIEVPKEYL